Within the Phycisphaerae bacterium genome, the region TAGCCCTGCGGTTCGCGAACCTCACCGCCGGTGAACTCCGGGAGCAACGGCCGCCGGGCACGATTCGCCCGGCCGGGCCGTGCAATTCGGCACCTTCGTGCTGGCTTTTATGCAACTGGGGGGTCTATTGTCCACAATCAAGGCCGCGCGTCAAGCCCAAAGTCGCGAAGCAAACAAAGCGGGAGCAGAATGCGTCGGCCGGGTCCGGATCGGCGTGAACGGATGGTCTCGCCCGCCCGGCGGAGACGGTGGCCCGGGCGGCGGAGCGACCCGCCTTTCGAGCGAGTATCAGACCTAAGATACTGGAGCACAAAAGTTTACGTCCATCCGGGAGCTAATGCGCTTATCCCAGGTGGGCGGGTCGGGGCCTGGAATTGGCCGGGGCTCCTGGTGGGTGTCTGTAGCTCAAGGGATGGCGCGCCCAGCCGGACCTAGCGATACAGTCTGGGGTTTTGGCGCCAGTCCTTGTCCTTGTCGTGGCCCATGGTTGTCACCCGTGGCCGGCGTTCGCGGAGCCGGACGGACTCCAAGCCCAGCCCCCAGCTTTCGGAGGCGATGTTCTTGCCCACGCATTCCAGGCGTAAGGTGTAGTTGCCGGGCTCAGGCCAGAAGTCGAGGAGGTGAAATTCACTGCTGTCGATCTGGGCGGCGTAGAAGTCGAGGGCTTTGCCCAGTTTCACGCCGTTGAGCGAGGCCTGGTAACGGCCGAAGTCGGGGGCGGAGGTTGCGTTGAGCAGTAGCCGCACGGGTTCCTTCTTGATCACCTTGAAGGGTATCTCGAGCCAGCCGTCCTCGATGGTAGCGGGTTTGAAGAGCAGCTGTGCTTCCTTGTACAAGCTGGGCATGGGTTGCGGTCGGGCCTCGCCGGGCCCGTGATAGCGGGCGTCGGTAAAGTCCTTGGCGAAGACAATCGCCTGGTCCAGGTTTGGCAGGCGGCGTTCGCGGGCCTCCGGGGCGCGGGCGGTGAAGGTCGGGGTGCCGGTCTGATACCAGTAGGCCACGCTGGCGTAATCGTCCTCCCGCTCGTTCCAGCTCATGGCCTTGTAGTTAGCGTTCTCATCCTCCGACATCCAGCCCCAGTGCTCGATGGTGACTTTGATTCCCTTGGTGAACACAATGGGGTCGTTGATGTGCCAGCGATAGGAGCTGGTGTAGGTGCCCACGCCCCGCTGCTTGAAGTAAGGCACGCCGAAGTAAGGCGTCTTGCAGGGCTTCAAGCCCCAGGCGGAGAGGAAGTAGTCCTCGGTGCCGGTTCCCCAGATTGAGGGCTTTTCCTCGCCGTCGATGTAGATCTTCTCGTCACCTTCGCCGAACCAGGCGGGGCTGCGCATGCGGACGGCCAGGACGGTGCCCACGTAGTGACCTTTGCCCTGGGTTTCGAGGAGGACGTAGTCCTTGCCGTTCTCGACGGGGTACTCCTGGCGGTACTGGGCGTAGAAATAGGGGGTATCATCGGGCAGTGAATCGAGCTTGATCCAGTCGATGTTGTGATACAACCCGCGGAGCGGCTTGTCGCTCTGGTTGATGACCTCGATCCTGGCTGACTTTCGGAAGGGCATTCGCCAGTAGCAGTTGTACGAATCGGCGTCCTCGACGATGACCGGCAGGCTGATGACTTCGCTGCGAAAGCCGAAGGCGTTGGCGAAGAAGTCGCCCATAGGGGCCTCGACGGCGGGTTTGTCCTGGTCGTCCCAGTACATGCGCAACAGCATTTCCTGGTGATTGGCCGCTCCGTGGGGGGCACTTGGCAGGGCGGGTTCGGGACCTCGGAAGGTGAACCAGATGTGGGTGATGATGCCCGGCCCATTCGCGTCGAGGACGACTTGGGTCTGGCCCGGGGGCACATCGCGGGCATCGCGGTTGCTGAGCGGCTCGGTGGTACCGAGCAGTTCGGCCTTGGGGTCGTAGGTACCGTCGGGGCCTTTGCGGAACGCCGAGGTGGAGCGCATGCTGCGACCCTGGCTGGGGCGGGCCAAGCCGTCGAGTGGCCCTTGCTGGGCGGGTGCGGGGCTTTCGAAGATCAGCGCCGCAAGGCAGGCAGCCATCGTGCATGCGATCTTCCGTGCGGGTCTAGACCTTTCGTGTCTTCGGTTCATGTTCGGTCTCCTTCTCGT harbors:
- a CDS encoding DUF2961 domain-containing protein; amino-acid sequence: MNRRHERSRPARKIACTMAACLAALIFESPAPAQQGPLDGLARPSQGRSMRSTSAFRKGPDGTYDPKAELLGTTEPLSNRDARDVPPGQTQVVLDANGPGIITHIWFTFRGPEPALPSAPHGAANHQEMLLRMYWDDQDKPAVEAPMGDFFANAFGFRSEVISLPVIVEDADSYNCYWRMPFRKSARIEVINQSDKPLRGLYHNIDWIKLDSLPDDTPYFYAQYRQEYPVENGKDYVLLETQGKGHYVGTVLAVRMRSPAWFGEGDEKIYIDGEEKPSIWGTGTEDYFLSAWGLKPCKTPYFGVPYFKQRGVGTYTSSYRWHINDPIVFTKGIKVTIEHWGWMSEDENANYKAMSWNEREDDYASVAYWYQTGTPTFTARAPEARERRLPNLDQAIVFAKDFTDARYHGPGEARPQPMPSLYKEAQLLFKPATIEDGWLEIPFKVIKKEPVRLLLNATSAPDFGRYQASLNGVKLGKALDFYAAQIDSSEFHLLDFWPEPGNYTLRLECVGKNIASESWGLGLESVRLRERRPRVTTMGHDKDKDWRQNPRLYR